In Meiothermus ruber DSM 1279, the following proteins share a genomic window:
- a CDS encoding cold-shock protein, whose protein sequence is MNKGTVKWFNAEKGYGFIAQESGPDVFVHFTAIQGQGFKSLNEGDRVEFEIEPGKNGKGPQAKNVKLA, encoded by the coding sequence ATGAACAAAGGTACTGTTAAGTGGTTCAACGCGGAAAAAGGTTATGGTTTTATCGCCCAGGAAAGCGGCCCCGATGTGTTTGTGCACTTCACCGCCATCCAGGGCCAGGGCTTCAAGAGCCTCAATGAGGGCGATCGCGTTGAGTTCGAGATCGAGCCCGGCAAGAACGGCAAGGGCCCCCAGGCCAAGAATGTGAAGCTGGCCTAA
- a CDS encoding HAD family hydrolase — MIRAVLFDVGDTLILGHPKYWLWPILQAKGIAHQADLKRLPQAIQDAYKHYSDHHMDATDEATALSFWRAFHWEVMNGIGLGAYADEVADYLKEHWQSPHIWPLTPGAKEVLGELKSLGFKLGVVSNWDWTLPGVLQATGLADFFDYVGVSALEGVAKPDPRFFQIVLGHLGVEPQQAIHVGDSEDDIAGAKAAGVRPILFDPYRQNPNAVGDLARVIEYATGRVNGG; from the coding sequence ATGATTCGCGCGGTGCTGTTCGACGTGGGCGATACGCTTATTCTAGGACACCCCAAATACTGGCTATGGCCCATCCTGCAGGCCAAGGGCATCGCTCACCAGGCCGACCTAAAGCGCCTGCCCCAGGCCATTCAGGACGCCTACAAGCACTACTCCGACCACCACATGGACGCCACCGACGAGGCCACCGCCCTCTCGTTTTGGCGGGCTTTTCACTGGGAGGTGATGAACGGTATCGGGCTGGGGGCCTACGCCGACGAGGTGGCCGACTACCTGAAAGAACACTGGCAGAGCCCCCACATCTGGCCGCTCACGCCGGGGGCCAAAGAGGTGCTGGGCGAGCTGAAAAGCCTGGGCTTCAAGCTGGGGGTGGTTTCCAACTGGGACTGGACGCTGCCGGGGGTTTTGCAGGCCACGGGCCTGGCCGACTTCTTCGACTACGTGGGGGTCTCGGCGCTGGAGGGGGTGGCCAAGCCCGACCCACGGTTTTTCCAGATCGTGCTGGGCCATCTGGGCGTGGAGCCGCAGCAAGCGATTCACGTGGGCGACTCGGAGGACGATATCGCCGGGGCCAAAGCCGCCGGGGTTCGGCCCATCCTGTTCGACCCGTACCGGCAGAACCCCAATGCCGTGGGCGATCTGGCTAGGGTGATTGAGTACGCTACGGGCCGGGTGAACGGGGGGTAG
- a CDS encoding HRDC domain-containing protein has product MQCQTFILRLDNAKDLERLNRFLAQVMPIQVSSSLIPGDRPFWSVLVFYEGVALQPKPTEAVRIPSDPRFEALRAWRSHKAKEEGVPPYVIATNAELKAILEEQPRTLEQLAQIKGFGKSKAAKYGREILRLLGRE; this is encoded by the coding sequence ATGCAGTGCCAGACTTTTATCCTACGGCTTGATAATGCCAAAGACCTCGAGCGCCTCAACCGCTTTTTAGCCCAGGTGATGCCCATCCAGGTGTCCAGCAGCCTGATTCCGGGTGATAGACCTTTCTGGAGTGTGCTGGTGTTCTACGAAGGGGTGGCCCTGCAGCCCAAACCCACAGAAGCCGTGCGCATCCCCAGCGACCCGAGGTTCGAGGCCCTGCGCGCCTGGCGTAGCCACAAAGCCAAAGAAGAGGGCGTTCCTCCGTATGTGATTGCGACCAATGCCGAGCTAAAGGCGATTCTCGAGGAGCAGCCCAGAACCCTCGAACAGCTTGCCCAGATAAAGGGCTTTGGTAAAAGCAAAGCAGCCAAATATGGCCGAGAAATTTTGCGACTGCTGGGTAGGGAATAG
- the purB gene encoding adenylosuccinate lyase: protein MIERYQTPEMRALWSEARKYQAWAEVEILVMEAWESLGQVPIGTAKQLREALQKKPLDVSFARRVEEIEAETRHDIVAFTRALTEWVEDAQGSSPEVARWLHLGLTSTDVVDTAQNVLLDEALGLIEQELDKVLTALKHLAVRYKHLPAVGRTHGVHAEPTSFGLRFLAFYAALLRDRERLGRAREGIRVAMISGSVGNYAHVEPAVEAWVARKLGFQIEPASSQVVPRDRHAELMGALAILGANLERVAVELRHLQRTEVLETQEPFSYKQTGSSSMPHKKNPVALENISGLARLLRSNLQAELENVALWHERDISHSSVERVILPDTTTLAHYMLRRLGRVLEGLVVFEENIQRNLERTRGLVYSQRVLGLLIEAGLDRTAAYEIVQRNALRSWAAGQDFRALLEADPACPLKGGALAQAFDPGYFLRYVDTIYARFGL from the coding sequence ATGATTGAGCGTTATCAGACCCCCGAGATGCGGGCGCTGTGGAGCGAGGCCCGCAAGTACCAGGCCTGGGCTGAGGTGGAAATTCTGGTAATGGAAGCCTGGGAAAGCCTGGGGCAGGTTCCCATCGGCACAGCCAAACAGCTGCGCGAAGCCCTGCAAAAAAAGCCGCTGGATGTGAGCTTTGCCCGACGCGTCGAGGAAATCGAGGCCGAGACCCGGCACGACATCGTGGCCTTTACCCGAGCGCTCACCGAGTGGGTGGAAGATGCGCAAGGCTCGAGCCCCGAGGTAGCCCGCTGGCTGCACCTGGGCCTGACCAGCACCGATGTGGTGGACACCGCCCAGAACGTGCTGCTGGACGAAGCCCTGGGCCTGATTGAACAGGAGCTGGATAAGGTTCTGACCGCCCTGAAGCACCTGGCGGTGCGGTACAAGCACCTGCCGGCGGTGGGGCGCACCCACGGGGTACACGCCGAGCCCACCAGCTTTGGCCTGCGTTTTCTGGCCTTCTATGCGGCTTTGCTGCGCGACAGGGAACGCCTGGGCAGAGCCCGCGAGGGCATTCGGGTGGCGATGATCTCGGGCTCGGTGGGGAATTATGCCCACGTGGAGCCCGCCGTTGAAGCCTGGGTGGCCCGGAAGCTGGGCTTCCAGATTGAGCCGGCCTCGAGCCAGGTAGTACCGCGCGACCGCCACGCCGAGCTGATGGGCGCGCTGGCCATCCTGGGGGCCAACCTCGAGCGCGTCGCGGTGGAGCTGCGCCACCTGCAGCGCACCGAGGTGCTGGAAACCCAGGAGCCCTTTAGCTACAAGCAGACCGGCTCCTCCTCCATGCCGCACAAGAAAAACCCGGTGGCCCTGGAGAACATCTCGGGGCTGGCCCGGCTGTTGCGCAGCAACCTGCAGGCCGAGCTGGAAAACGTGGCCCTCTGGCACGAGCGCGACATCTCGCACAGCTCGGTGGAGCGGGTGATCCTGCCCGACACCACCACCCTGGCCCACTACATGCTGCGCCGATTGGGGCGGGTGCTGGAGGGGCTGGTGGTGTTTGAGGAAAACATCCAGCGCAACCTCGAGCGCACCCGCGGCCTGGTCTACTCCCAGCGGGTGCTGGGCCTGCTGATTGAGGCAGGCCTGGATCGCACTGCGGCCTACGAAATCGTCCAGCGCAACGCCCTCAGGAGCTGGGCCGCGGGGCAGGACTTCCGGGCGCTGCTCGAGGCCGACCCGGCCTGTCCCCTCAAGGGCGGGGCGCTGGCCCAGGCCTTCGACCCCGGCTACTTTTTGCGCTATGTGGATACCATCTATGCCCGCTTTGGGCTATAG
- the purL gene encoding phosphoribosylformylglycinamidine synthase subunit PurL, with translation MTRETHPPLLQETGIPLGEYQTIVRLLGREPNRLELYLFKVMWSEHCSYKNSRPLLRLLPKEGPAVLQGPGENAGVVEIGEGWAVAFKIESHNHPSAVEPVQGAATGVGGIIRDIVAMGARPIALLNSLRFGRPDHPRTRYLVRGVVEGIAHYGNAIGVPTVGGEVYFHSDYQENPLVNAMCVGLLRVEELKKSRASLGRPVYYVGSKTGRDGIGGAAFASEELSEENESKRPSVQVGDPFMGKLTMELTLEAIRQDLVEGVQDMGAAGLTSSLSELAHKSGLGLELNLDRVPQREAGMNPIELMLSESQERMVLVPRPGQEQALEALAARYGLDAVPVAHTIAEPVFRVMHAGQVVAEVPTAALADCPTYTREGQEDPAIARLRAVDWSAIPVPSNLQEILPRLLASPNLCSRAPIYERYDHQVGTNTVLVPGSGDAAILRIKGTQRGLAVKVDANPRYSKLAPRLGAMHALAEAARNVSVVGARPLAYTDGLNCGNPETLEGYFELSETIQGLAEASRALGLPVVSGNVSLYNEGPNYRIPPTPMVGVVGLLENLEHRAQQGFQQVGDFIVLIGALEGQLGASEYLWVVHGQEAGSPPPLDLAQEARAQAAIRELIGRGWVKTAHDVAEGGLAVALAEMCLPLGLGATLEVRSQARPDALLFGEAPSRILFSVNQAHLQAAVKLLENHGLPYHILGQVGGPTLTILTPKARLEWPVAALQRAWEAPLREVLP, from the coding sequence ATGACCCGAGAAACCCACCCCCCTCTCCTTCAGGAAACCGGCATTCCGCTGGGTGAGTACCAGACCATTGTGCGCTTGCTGGGGCGCGAGCCCAACCGGCTCGAGCTCTACTTGTTCAAGGTGATGTGGAGCGAGCACTGCTCCTACAAAAACTCCCGCCCGCTGCTGCGCCTGCTGCCCAAAGAGGGCCCCGCCGTGCTACAGGGCCCCGGCGAGAACGCCGGGGTGGTGGAGATTGGGGAGGGCTGGGCGGTGGCCTTCAAAATCGAGAGCCACAACCACCCTTCGGCGGTGGAGCCGGTGCAGGGCGCGGCCACCGGGGTGGGAGGCATCATCCGCGACATTGTGGCCATGGGGGCCCGGCCCATCGCCCTGCTGAACTCGCTGCGCTTTGGCCGGCCCGACCATCCCCGCACGCGCTACCTGGTGCGGGGGGTGGTGGAGGGCATCGCCCACTACGGCAACGCCATCGGCGTGCCCACGGTGGGGGGCGAGGTCTACTTCCACTCGGACTATCAGGAGAACCCCCTGGTGAACGCCATGTGCGTGGGGCTGCTGCGGGTGGAGGAGCTTAAGAAGAGCCGGGCCTCCCTGGGGCGCCCGGTCTATTACGTGGGCTCCAAGACCGGCCGCGATGGCATTGGCGGGGCGGCTTTTGCCTCGGAGGAGCTATCGGAAGAGAACGAGTCCAAACGGCCCAGCGTGCAGGTGGGCGACCCCTTTATGGGCAAGCTGACCATGGAGCTGACCCTCGAGGCCATCCGGCAAGACCTGGTCGAAGGGGTGCAGGACATGGGGGCCGCGGGGCTCACCTCCTCGCTCTCCGAGCTGGCCCACAAGTCGGGGCTGGGCCTCGAGCTCAACCTCGACCGGGTACCCCAGCGCGAGGCGGGCATGAACCCCATCGAGCTGATGCTCTCGGAGTCGCAGGAGCGCATGGTGCTGGTGCCCCGGCCGGGCCAGGAGCAGGCCCTGGAGGCCCTGGCGGCGCGCTACGGCCTGGACGCTGTCCCGGTGGCCCACACCATCGCGGAACCGGTCTTCCGGGTGATGCACGCGGGCCAGGTGGTGGCCGAGGTGCCCACCGCGGCCCTGGCCGACTGCCCCACCTACACCCGCGAAGGACAGGAAGACCCGGCCATCGCCCGGCTGAGGGCGGTGGATTGGAGCGCCATACCGGTTCCTTCCAACCTGCAAGAAATCCTGCCCCGGCTGCTGGCCTCGCCCAACCTGTGCAGCCGGGCCCCCATCTACGAGCGCTACGACCACCAGGTGGGCACCAACACCGTGCTGGTGCCGGGCTCAGGCGATGCGGCCATCCTGCGCATCAAAGGCACCCAGCGGGGCCTGGCCGTCAAGGTGGATGCCAACCCCCGCTACAGCAAGCTCGCGCCCCGCTTGGGGGCCATGCACGCCCTGGCCGAGGCCGCCCGCAACGTGAGCGTGGTGGGGGCGCGGCCCCTGGCCTACACCGACGGCCTCAACTGCGGCAACCCCGAGACCCTCGAGGGCTACTTCGAGCTGTCCGAGACCATCCAGGGCCTGGCGGAGGCCTCGAGGGCCCTGGGGCTGCCGGTGGTCTCGGGCAACGTCTCGCTCTACAACGAAGGGCCCAACTACCGCATCCCGCCCACGCCCATGGTGGGGGTGGTGGGGCTTCTGGAGAACCTCGAGCACCGCGCCCAGCAGGGCTTCCAGCAGGTGGGCGATTTTATCGTGCTCATCGGCGCGCTGGAGGGTCAGTTGGGGGCCTCGGAGTACCTTTGGGTGGTGCACGGCCAGGAGGCTGGGAGCCCGCCGCCCCTGGATCTGGCCCAGGAAGCCAGGGCCCAGGCTGCCATCCGCGAGCTGATCGGGCGGGGCTGGGTCAAGACCGCGCACGACGTGGCCGAGGGGGGCCTGGCGGTGGCCCTGGCCGAGATGTGCCTGCCCCTGGGCCTGGGGGCCACCCTCGAGGTGCGCAGCCAGGCCCGGCCCGATGCCCTGCTGTTCGGGGAAGCCCCCAGCCGCATCCTGTTCAGCGTGAACCAGGCCCACTTGCAGGCTGCGGTCAAACTGCTGGAGAACCACGGCCTGCCCTACCACATCCTGGGGCAGGTGGGGGGCCCAACCCTCACCATCCTGACCCCCAAAGCGCGCCTGGAGTGGCCTGTGGCGGCTTTGCAGCGGGCCTGGGAAGCGCCCTTGCGGGAGGTGTTGCCGTGA
- a CDS encoding carboxymuconolactone decarboxylase family protein, translated as MSIRKAIWGDNFEAIEQNLGEVDPDLYAYIRDFAYEEVLARPGLDLKTRELLAITSLIALGAPKEIATHLEGALRNGATEQEVRETIIQSALFVGFPNALAAMKTFRALLRKEGRASSRERG; from the coding sequence ATGAGCATTCGCAAGGCCATCTGGGGCGATAACTTTGAAGCTATCGAGCAAAACCTGGGCGAGGTAGACCCCGACCTCTATGCCTACATCCGCGATTTCGCCTACGAAGAGGTGCTGGCCCGCCCCGGCCTGGACTTGAAAACCCGCGAGCTGCTGGCCATCACCAGCCTGATTGCCCTGGGCGCGCCCAAGGAGATTGCCACCCACCTGGAGGGGGCCCTGCGCAACGGCGCGACCGAGCAGGAAGTGCGCGAGACCATCATCCAGTCGGCGCTGTTTGTGGGCTTTCCCAACGCGCTGGCGGCTATGAAAACCTTTCGGGCCTTGCTGCGCAAGGAGGGGCGGGCCTCGAGCCGGGAGCGGGGGTGA
- the purC gene encoding phosphoribosylaminoimidazolesuccinocarboxamide synthase, with product MEKLYEGKAKIIYPSSEAGMVRVYFKDDATAFNGQKRAQIAGKGAVNNQIASALFGYLEEHGIPTHFVRQLSEREMLVRQVQIVPLEVIVRNRTAGTFARRYGVEEGRVLPKPLLEFSYKNDALGDPLIYPEAALALGLLSEAELERIRALALQINTLLKDYFAQRNLELVDFKLEFGRLADGRLVLADEISPDTMRLWEMGSGEKMDKDRFRRDLGGVEEAYQEVLRRVQGL from the coding sequence ATGGAAAAACTCTACGAGGGTAAAGCCAAAATTATCTATCCCAGTTCCGAGGCGGGGATGGTGCGGGTTTACTTCAAGGACGATGCCACCGCCTTCAACGGGCAGAAGCGGGCCCAGATTGCCGGTAAAGGGGCGGTGAACAACCAGATTGCTTCGGCCCTGTTTGGCTATCTGGAAGAGCACGGCATCCCCACGCACTTTGTGCGGCAGCTATCCGAACGGGAGATGCTGGTGCGGCAGGTGCAGATTGTGCCGCTCGAGGTGATCGTGCGCAACCGCACCGCCGGTACCTTTGCCCGGCGCTATGGGGTGGAGGAAGGCCGGGTGCTCCCCAAGCCCCTGCTGGAGTTCTCCTACAAAAACGATGCCCTGGGCGACCCCCTCATCTACCCAGAAGCGGCCCTGGCCCTGGGGCTTTTGAGCGAGGCCGAGCTGGAGCGTATCCGTGCGCTGGCCCTGCAGATCAACACCCTGCTAAAAGACTATTTTGCCCAGCGCAACCTCGAGCTCGTAGACTTCAAGCTGGAGTTTGGCCGCCTGGCGGATGGCCGGCTGGTGCTGGCCGACGAAATTTCGCCCGACACCATGCGCCTGTGGGAGATGGGAAGCGGCGAAAAAATGGACAAAGACCGCTTCCGCCGCGACCTGGGCGGGGTGGAGGAAGCCTATCAGGAAGTGCTGCGACGGGTGCAAGGGCTATGA
- the purF gene encoding amidophosphoribosyltransferase: MDKPHEECGVLGLWSPEPLPVADLLQLGLFALQHRGQEAAGICVSNGKDLVIEKDLGLVTQVFDEARMQRLRIQGANLGIGHTRYSTTGSNLRFNAQPLNVRSSKGILAIAHNGNFVNALQIRQQLLEHGAVFQTTNDTEVMINLIARYARLNLVEATARAMRELTGGFSVVLMDRQTVLALRDGNGVRPLVIGRLSNGGWVFASEPPALALMGASFVRDVQPGELVWVESGELRSMQVLEPHPTPCAFEWIYFARADATLDGIPTHPARIRMGEVLAQEAPAVADLVVPVPDSGIGAAIGYSRASGIPFDYGLHKNPYAGRTFIQPTQEMRDLKVRLKLAATPVVAGRRVVLVDDSIVRGTTSGRIVQLLREAGAAEVHVRISSPPIKFPCYYGIDTAARKELVASTHSVEQIRQLIGADSLAFLSESGVRQAIGGPVCLACFNGQYPAGQPEEEVRKEALEQA, from the coding sequence ATGGACAAACCCCACGAAGAGTGCGGCGTTCTGGGGCTGTGGTCGCCGGAGCCCCTGCCGGTGGCCGACCTATTGCAATTAGGACTCTTCGCCCTGCAGCACCGGGGGCAGGAAGCCGCGGGGATCTGCGTCTCAAACGGAAAAGACCTGGTCATCGAGAAAGACCTGGGCCTGGTTACCCAGGTCTTCGACGAGGCCCGGATGCAGCGCCTGCGCATCCAGGGGGCCAACCTGGGCATCGGGCACACCCGCTACTCCACCACCGGTTCCAACCTGCGCTTCAACGCCCAGCCCCTCAACGTGCGCAGTTCTAAGGGGATTCTGGCCATCGCCCACAACGGCAACTTTGTGAACGCCCTGCAGATCCGCCAGCAGCTCCTCGAGCACGGGGCGGTCTTCCAGACCACCAACGACACCGAGGTGATGATCAACCTGATCGCCCGCTACGCCAGGCTCAACCTGGTGGAGGCCACCGCCCGGGCCATGCGGGAGCTTACGGGGGGCTTTAGCGTGGTGCTAATGGATCGGCAGACGGTGCTGGCGCTGCGGGACGGCAACGGGGTGCGGCCCCTGGTGATCGGGCGGCTGTCCAACGGCGGCTGGGTGTTTGCCTCGGAGCCCCCGGCCCTGGCCCTGATGGGGGCCAGCTTCGTGCGCGACGTGCAGCCCGGCGAGCTGGTCTGGGTGGAGTCGGGGGAGCTTCGCTCTATGCAGGTGCTCGAGCCCCACCCCACCCCCTGCGCCTTCGAGTGGATCTACTTTGCCCGGGCCGACGCAACCCTGGACGGCATCCCCACCCACCCCGCGCGCATCCGCATGGGCGAGGTGCTGGCCCAGGAAGCCCCTGCCGTGGCCGACCTGGTGGTGCCGGTGCCCGACTCCGGGATTGGGGCGGCCATCGGCTACAGCCGGGCCTCGGGGATTCCCTTTGACTACGGCCTGCACAAAAATCCCTACGCCGGCCGCACCTTTATTCAGCCCACCCAGGAGATGCGCGACCTGAAGGTGCGGCTCAAGCTGGCCGCCACCCCGGTGGTCGCGGGCCGGCGGGTGGTGCTGGTGGACGACTCCATCGTGCGGGGCACCACCTCCGGGCGCATCGTGCAACTGCTGCGCGAGGCTGGGGCTGCCGAGGTGCACGTGCGCATCTCCTCCCCACCCATCAAGTTCCCCTGCTACTACGGCATCGACACCGCGGCCCGCAAGGAGCTGGTGGCCTCGACGCACTCTGTGGAGCAGATCCGCCAGCTCATCGGGGCCGACTCGCTGGCTTTTTTGAGCGAGTCCGGGGTGCGGCAGGCCATTGGGGGGCCGGTCTGCCTGGCCTGCTTCAACGGGCAGTACCCGGCCGGCCAGCCTGAGGAAGAGGTGCGCAAGGAGGCGCTCGAGCAGGCCTGA
- a CDS encoding HAD family hydrolase: protein MIKAITFDFWGTLFIEGPEYAGQVKNLRNEILLDAASEAGVPAEPAAVMEAWRQAALDFDAAWNAGQAMTPFERVTRIFAYLGLPYDEGLVALTTQRIVDAALQGSLVPLPGVLEALPKLAQRYTLGIVSDTGVSTGRILREQLMRHKLHDLFSGFSFSDETGVVKPHAEAFLTALDEMGAKPQEALHIGDIPRTDIAGAFQTGYPYAVLFTGHTHRNGQPEPSARIGNHLELFPLLENVFGHPPRAL, encoded by the coding sequence ATGATCAAGGCAATCACCTTCGATTTCTGGGGCACCCTCTTCATCGAAGGCCCGGAGTATGCCGGGCAGGTCAAGAACCTGCGCAACGAGATCCTGCTGGATGCCGCCTCCGAGGCCGGCGTGCCGGCCGAGCCCGCCGCGGTGATGGAGGCCTGGCGGCAGGCCGCCCTCGATTTCGACGCGGCCTGGAACGCCGGTCAGGCCATGACCCCCTTCGAGCGGGTCACGCGCATCTTCGCCTACCTGGGCCTGCCCTACGACGAAGGCCTGGTGGCCCTCACCACCCAGCGCATCGTGGACGCAGCCCTGCAGGGCAGTCTGGTGCCCCTGCCGGGGGTGCTCGAGGCCCTGCCCAAACTGGCCCAGCGCTACACCCTGGGCATCGTTTCCGATACCGGCGTCTCCACCGGGCGCATCCTGCGCGAGCAGCTCATGCGCCACAAGCTGCACGACCTCTTTAGCGGCTTCTCCTTCTCCGACGAAACCGGGGTGGTCAAGCCGCACGCCGAAGCGTTCTTGACAGCCCTGGACGAGATGGGAGCCAAACCCCAGGAGGCCCTGCACATCGGGGATATCCCCCGCACCGACATCGCCGGGGCCTTCCAGACCGGCTACCCCTACGCGGTGCTCTTCACCGGCCACACCCACCGCAACGGGCAGCCCGAGCCCAGCGCCCGCATCGGCAACCACCTCGAGCTTTTCCCGCTGCTCGAGAACGTCTTTGGGCATCCGCCAAGGGCCCTATAA
- the purQ gene encoding phosphoribosylformylglycinamidine synthase subunit PurQ, whose product MRVAVIQFPGSNCDQDALWALRLVGLEAELVWHTERNLEGFQAALLPGGFSYGDYLRAGALAKFSPVMQEVRRLAQRGYPVVGICNGFQVLTEAGLLPGALLANTNLHFTCKEVFLRVERTDLPFTRAYTPGQVLRIPIAHGEGRYYTDAETLEQLEQNHQVVFRYAPNPQGTQPYNPNGSLNDIAGIVNRQGNVLGLMPHPERAVESVLGSADGLPFFQGLKQALEVVA is encoded by the coding sequence ATGAGGGTGGCGGTGATTCAGTTTCCCGGCTCCAACTGCGACCAGGACGCCCTTTGGGCCCTGCGGCTGGTGGGGCTCGAGGCTGAGCTGGTCTGGCACACCGAGCGGAACCTCGAGGGCTTCCAGGCCGCCCTCCTGCCGGGGGGGTTCTCCTACGGCGACTACCTGCGGGCGGGGGCGCTGGCCAAGTTCTCGCCGGTGATGCAGGAGGTGCGGCGGCTAGCCCAGCGCGGCTACCCGGTGGTGGGCATCTGCAACGGCTTTCAGGTGCTCACCGAGGCCGGGCTGCTGCCCGGTGCGCTGCTGGCCAACACCAACCTGCACTTCACCTGCAAGGAGGTGTTTTTGCGGGTCGAGCGCACCGACCTGCCCTTCACCCGCGCGTATACCCCAGGGCAGGTGCTGCGGATTCCCATCGCCCACGGCGAGGGCCGCTACTACACCGACGCAGAAACCTTAGAACAGCTCGAGCAGAACCACCAGGTGGTCTTCCGCTACGCGCCCAACCCCCAGGGCACCCAGCCCTACAACCCCAACGGCTCCCTGAACGACATTGCCGGCATCGTGAACCGGCAGGGCAATGTGCTGGGCCTGATGCCCCACCCCGAGCGGGCGGTGGAAAGTGTGCTGGGTTCCGCCGACGGGTTGCCGTTCTTCCAGGGCCTCAAGCAGGCCCTCGAGGTAGTGGCCTAA
- a CDS encoding fatty acid desaturase family protein, with product MTEEQHLREYTKALKARLPRHFFEPVPARLVYLPVFLALFGLCAWGIVATPHVWLKLLLSFGIGYAFVGLGFLAHEILHGAVTKHPMVRSVAGTIAFMPLLVGARLWRKWHNVEHHGHTQHPHDDPDAMGALESAIQKPFVKWLFRQVPALRSFFLFFSFTFWFSLHAHMMLRRFLPEFKPHERPVVVFQAVLPVLVWLLVLFWAGPLNFLFIYLLPWLMANFIAMSFIATNHLLNPITETNDPLLNSLTVRNPRWLEWLTLGFGYHIEHHVFPALSPKYAHVVAQKLKELWPERYNELPHWKALFYLWKTPRLYRDHRNLVEPTTGQVFGTLGFGLDDGKFRRFQSTQRKLGKKGLRE from the coding sequence ATGACTGAAGAACAGCATCTGCGTGAGTACACCAAAGCCCTTAAAGCCCGGCTGCCGCGCCACTTTTTTGAGCCAGTTCCGGCCCGCCTGGTCTATTTGCCGGTATTTCTGGCCTTGTTTGGCCTATGCGCCTGGGGTATTGTGGCGACGCCCCATGTCTGGCTCAAGCTATTGCTCTCGTTTGGGATTGGGTATGCGTTTGTTGGGCTGGGGTTTCTGGCCCACGAGATTCTGCACGGCGCGGTCACCAAACACCCCATGGTGCGCTCGGTGGCGGGAACCATCGCTTTTATGCCGCTGCTGGTAGGGGCCCGGCTCTGGCGCAAATGGCACAACGTCGAGCACCACGGCCATACCCAGCACCCACACGACGACCCCGATGCCATGGGGGCTCTGGAATCGGCCATTCAGAAACCTTTTGTGAAATGGCTGTTCCGCCAGGTGCCGGCGCTGCGGAGTTTTTTCCTGTTTTTCTCCTTCACCTTCTGGTTTAGTCTGCACGCCCACATGATGCTCCGGCGCTTCCTGCCCGAGTTCAAGCCCCATGAGCGGCCTGTTGTAGTTTTCCAGGCGGTTTTGCCGGTGCTGGTCTGGCTCTTGGTGCTCTTCTGGGCGGGGCCGCTCAACTTCCTGTTTATATATCTCCTTCCCTGGTTGATGGCTAACTTCATCGCCATGAGCTTTATCGCCACCAACCACCTGCTCAACCCCATCACCGAGACCAACGACCCCCTGCTCAACAGCCTCACGGTGCGGAACCCCAGGTGGCTCGAGTGGCTCACCCTGGGCTTTGGCTACCACATCGAGCACCATGTGTTCCCGGCGCTTTCGCCCAAGTACGCCCATGTGGTAGCCCAGAAACTCAAGGAACTCTGGCCCGAGCGCTACAACGAACTGCCCCACTGGAAAGCCCTGTTCTATCTCTGGAAGACCCCCCGCCTCTACCGCGACCACCGGAACCTGGTAGAGCCCACCACCGGGCAGGTGTTTGGCACGCTGGGCTTTGGCCTTGACGACGGTAAGTTTCGACGGTTTCAATCCACCCAGCGCAAGCTGGGTAAAAAGGGGCTCCGTGAATAA
- the purS gene encoding phosphoribosylformylglycinamidine synthase subunit PurS → MKYHITLLIELKDGILDPQGRAVEGVLQGLQYPVENVRVGRVLEMELEAPSEAEARAAAHNIGRALSNPVMEVFVVEAVKELA, encoded by the coding sequence ATGAAATACCACATTACCCTCCTAATCGAGCTTAAAGACGGCATCCTCGACCCCCAGGGGCGCGCGGTGGAAGGGGTTTTGCAGGGCTTGCAGTACCCGGTTGAGAACGTGCGGGTGGGGCGGGTGCTGGAGATGGAACTCGAGGCCCCCAGCGAGGCGGAGGCCAGGGCTGCCGCCCATAACATCGGCCGGGCGCTATCCAACCCGGTGATGGAAGTGTTTGTGGTGGAGGCGGTGAAGGAGCTGGCATGA